TACGACTAGCACGCCAACGCATATCGTTATCGATGTGCCAAGCATCTCCAGCTCTTTTTAGGACACCAACAATCTCATCCGCGGTCCGGCCGAGATCGTCCAGAAGCATTACCCTTCGAACGACGTCGCCATCCAGCTGCATTGTCCCGTTGCCAATTGGTGGCGGTCCACTTGAGCGAAGTGACCACGAACCACCGTTGAAACGAAGAACTGCTGCCGGATGTCGCCGAAACAGTATCTGGAGCTGATCGAGGGAGTACGCTTCAATCCCAATCGCTATATGTTTTCTCAGAATCGCTACGATCGCAGCTGGCAGACCGGACAAACCGGTGCCGAGGATATTGCGCGCACGATCTAACAAAGAGTCGACGGTCCAGCCGTCGTCAGGCGGGATTTGGCCGCGAATTAACTTTGCAAGGACAGCCAGTCGAATCCCTGCCTCAACAAGACATTCCCTCAGGGCATTGATAGAGCCAAGTTCTTCTTGACTAACAGTTTTACTAGTCCGAAATGCTTGGAGAAGCGAATCAAAACGTCGCTGAGCGAGATCTCGCGGATCGGTAGTTCGGGCCCAATCACTGAACATCCCGTCTAAGAACTGTTCTGTGAACTCACTCGAAATCCAAACAAGTGCACATTCTCCAATAACCGCTCGCACAAACCAGAAGTGGTGTCCCTCCTGCGTGTAGCAACTCGATCTGCTATATCGATCTAACCAGCCGCGCAAAGCGGCACGGATTGGTAGCTCTCCGGCAAATCGTTGACGAAACGCGAATTGCCTGTTGAGCCTGTCCGGACCCATTCCGGCGAGCAACGGAATGACAGTGTCTTCCCAAAGCCGATAGCTGTGGCCGGCGGCCTGAGTTTGAATTAATAATAGGAACGCCGGTACGTGGCGCTCGTCGAAGCCACCGGCGAGAATTGACGCTTCTAACTCGTTACGCAGCGCTTGGGCATTATGAATAGGCAGTTCTGCTAAACCGAGCCGCCAAAATGCAACAGTACTAACGCCGGACCGGCTGCAATAGTCGCGAAAGGCCGCTTGGAAGGCCCGAGCGATTGCGTCGATTTCCGGCATCGTAGCTAGTCCCCCCTAATTGAGTGCCTCTGATCATAACTACTTTGAAACTGGAAGCAACTTTTTGATAGTCTGCTTGCCAGCGAGCAACCGCCTCCCGCGCATCGAAAAAATCGCCCGAAGACGACGAACTCAACTTAGACGTTGGCCACGTCATTAATTTCGGAAAAGGTGTCAAAGCTTGCCACCGCTGCCGACTTCTGCGGGATCCCGGTCAAGTAGGCGCCGACAGCAAGGAGGTGGCTCGGGGAGCAGGAGTCCACGCTGCGTCAAATGGAAAGACGCATAGCGCGAACGCTGCTTACTCTCCCCTGCGCGGCGAATGACCCATTGGTAATGAGAGCTTCGCGGTCTGAACGAAGGACGGCAATAAAGAAGTCCGGAAGTGGATCTCATCGAGGGCTTCGACGACGGCGTCGTGGAGTCGGTCGAAGTCGGCGGGGACGAAGTTGGCGAGCTTCGAGTACTTGGCATGGCTCCAAAGCGCTTCGACCGGGTTGAGGTTGGGTGCGTGACCCGGAAGCCATTCGACATCGAGTAAGGACCGCAAGTTTATCATCGTGAGGCCGGACTTGTTTGACGGGGGCAGGTCTTTTCGGCTTGTTCTTTATATCGTAGTTTAGGGTTATAGTGTTTGCTATGAAGTATTGCCCTGACCGCAGTTCAGGACCACGGCCTTAATTCCCTGACAAATCGCGTCATATCAACTGTGAGGCATAGCTAGCATCCGCGGGGTTGCAAGGTTATCGAAGAAAAAAGCCGGCAATACTGGTATTGCTTGCAACTTAAAAGCGTTTTAGCATCCTTGGCCGCAAGAAATGCGTGGCACACCTACTTCGACGCGGGGCCAAGGATGGCAACGAATACCGAACAATACGACGACACGCTTGGAGTCGACCTCGACGTCCGGAGCTCGGCATTTCGATTCGCCGAGCGGAGCACGTTACTCTGCGGCGAATCGCTTCTTGCGATTGCCGCAGCTGCACAGACTCGCGGAATGGTCTGTGATGTTCAGGGACTTCCGGCCGGATTTGTTTTCGAGCTTGGTGCTGTGGCACAACTGATTGTCTGGGAACTCCAGGGATTACGTCCCTTCTTGCCGCCCGATTTCCCGACGTCCGAGGCCGCAGGCGAGGAATTGCTCGAGCGCGTTGAGCGCGAACCCCTCCAATTTCTCGATCTTAAGTCGGCGATTCTCTCGCGCAAACTCGCGCAGTTCTGGCTCGACGGATTCAGCCGTTTTGCATCGAGCTCGCTGGAGGCCGACATTCATCTCGGCGACCTCGACGAAGACACGCTCGTCGAAGCGGTCGCGCAACTTACATGGAAACTTCGCCATCGCGGCGGTGTCTCAAGCTCGCAGGAAATTCAATGACTAAGGTACGACGACCGAAAAAAGGTCGCTTGCTGTTCTACACCCGCGACTCAGGCGGAAAGCATGAGACGACGCCCGGGCAGTATGTCGGGCTCGCCGCATCATACGCCGCAAAAGAAGGTCTGGCGTTTGACGGAACGGCAACCGCGATCGAAGGGATGATCGGTTCAGGTCGCTCGACAAGCGGCGATCTGTTCCTCGACTATGACGTGAAGGGAAATCAACTGACGCGAGACGCGCTCAGTGCATTGATTAAACGCATCGAGACGGACCCGGAAGTCACGCACGTCTACATCCCGCGCCGTGATCGGCTGGCGCGCCCCGATCATGCGGCTGAAGGAATGCTGCTTGAAACGAGCCTGCGCATGCTCGGCGTGTCTTTGGTCTTCATGGACAAGGTTCTACCGCCCCGTCAGTTAGGGCATCGCGATTCCCTATCCGACATCCTCATGTCGGCGATCGACTACGATCGCGCCGGTAACGATCGCCGTGAGCTGGCACAGAAGATTCTTCTCGCCCAACTGACGCTGGCCCAAGCGGGATTTACGACCGGCGGGCGCCCGCCTTACGGCTTTCGCCGTTGGCTCGTGAAGATCGACGGCACTGCCGTGCGCGAATTGGTTGAAGGAGAGCGAGTTCGGATGGCAGGTCATCACGTCGTCTGGCTACCGGTTCCAAACGATCACCCGGAAATGCGAGTGATCTACCGGATCTTGGAGCTCATCAAAGAGATGCCCGCAACTCGTATCGCGAAGTTGTTCACCAAGGAGGGAATTTCGACACCCGATGAGGGCCGCACCCGCACGGATAACGGCGTTACGCACAAAACGAGCGGCGTGTGGCATGGGAATACGATCAAGAATATCGCAGAGAATTCTCTGCTTCGAGCGGTGGTGACCTATGGTCGCCGTTCGATGGGAGATCAACTACGCTTCGATGTCGCCGGCCCGCGGGCTTTGACGGCCGAGGACTACCGTGATGACGACAAGCCGAAGGTTATTCGAAACGACGCAGGGCTTCATCAACTTGCCGAAGCAAACTTTCAACCGTTGGTCGACCCCGACGAGCACGTAAACATTGTGAAGATTTTATCGGAACGGGGCGGCACTCAACGGGGCAAGGCACGCTCCCGCGATCCTGACCGAAACCCGCTCGGTTGCCGGGTCGTTGACCTGAAATGCTGTTGGCCGATGTATCGGGTGCCGAAGGCTCCGGAGTCGTTCAAGTACTCGTGCGGATGCTATATGCAAAGTCACGGGGCGAAGTGCGAACACAATCAAGCGGACGGGCCGACGCTCGTGAAGATCGTCATCGATGCCCTACGGCAAAAGATCTGTTCGCCTAGCGCGATGGAAAAATACGAGGCGCGATTGCTTGAGTTGGCAACGGAGGAAAGCACGGTTTCCGTCGATGTCACCAAGCTCGCCGCGAAGGAAGAGGAGTTGCGTGAGGTCCGCCGTGATCTCTTCAAAGTCGGGCGCAACTTGGCGCTCGCCGAGACGAACGAGCTTATGAAGGTGATTACCCAGACCTTCGACGAGTTCAAACTGCGTGAGGCGCGGTTGGAGCGAGAGGTCCAAGAGCTGCGACTTTCGAACACGCCGAAGCAAGATATTCAGGCGGAGGTGAACGCTGCGCGGGGTGCTCTTGACCGGCTACCGGAATTGATTGAGGATCCGACGAACTTGGCGGATGCAGCGACGGCGATCCGCTTCGTTAACGCGTACGTATTCCTAGACTTTCACAAAGTAGCGCAAGGCAAGCGGACCTTAAATCGGGTCCACAGCGGAGCGATCACGTTTGGAAGCGAAATCCCGCCGGTCAAAATCTATGAAGGACCGACGGGCCGACGAGCCTTGAACGAACAGAAGACGGCAGCGTTTGCCGTCGGTGCGAAAGGAACAGAACTCCTTTCACACCCTTGAGATCCGATCGAGAGGAACAGTCGTTAGGAAATGTCAGTCGGGGCGACAGGATTTGAACCTGCGACCTCTTGGACCCCATCCAAGCGCGCTAGCCAGTCTGCGCCACGCCCCGATTCTCTTCTTTCCGTTTCGCTTTCGGCAGCGGCTGCCGATTTCGTGCGGCGTTTTACTTGCCGCGTTCTCAAAACGGAGAATTTGGAGTATCGCATACCGCTGGGGTTAATTCAACGGCTGCCTGCTTCGCAGGTTTTGCCGTTGAATTCTGCGACGAGCGCAGCTTTCGATCCAATCGAGCGACAGGCACGGCACATAAACGCCAACGGACGGCGGACCTCGTAAGATCCGCCGCCCGTCGCTCATTGCACCTTGCTGCCGTACGTTTCGTCGCCTGTCGTTCGGAAACGCTTAACGGCATCATCGCTACATCTTCATTCGACTACGAGCAGCCCATGCTGGCTCCGCAGTTGTGACAGAGGTAGCAGTTGCCGGCTCGCACGGTGATCGAGCCGCAGTTGTCGCAACTCGGGGCGTCCGATTGGAACGACGCGAACTGTTCGCTCCGTACCGTGAGGTTGCCCGGCACTACGAGCGCACTCAAGTCGTACTTCGGTGCGACGCCGGCTCGAGCCAGCAGCGTGTCTTCGCTCTTGCCGTTCGAGTCGGGCTTTGCCGAATCCGATTTTCCCGCGTCCGATTTGGTAGCGGCCTTCGCAACAGGGCTCGTCGCTCCCCCGGAGCTGATGCCGTTGGTATACGAACCATGTGCGTTGCCGTTTCCATTCCCGTTCAACGCAGTCGTGATGAGCGACGGCGTCGTGGTGGTTGCGGGCTTAGGCGTTCCTGCCCCGCTCATCGACCCGCCGGCCTTCTTGGCGGCGGGCTTCAGCTGCCCCGAGGCATCATCTCCTTTGGCAGCCGCCGGCTTTCCGCCGGAGTCGCCGACGGTCGCCTCGCGATAGCCCGGCAAGAAGGTGATCCCCATCCAGCGGACGATGTAGTCGATCACGCTCTTGGCGATCTTGATGTCGGGGTTCTTCGTGTTCCCCATCGGCTCGAACCGCATGTGCGAGAACTTGTTCACATAGGCTTCGAGCGGCACGCCGTATTGCAGGCCCATCGAGATCGCGGTGCCGAGGCAGTCCATCAACCCGCCGACCGTGCTTCCTTCCTTCGCCATCGTGATGAAGAGTTCGCCCGGATGGCCGTCTTCATAGAGGCCGACGGTCAGATAGCCTTCATGACCGGAGACGCTGAACTTGTGCGTCACCGATTGACGCGTGTCGGGCAAGCGACGTCGCCGCGGACCGGCCGACTTCGCGGCCTTGTCGGCCGTCTTGCTCTCTTCGCTGCTCGTGTTGAGCGGCTGGCTTTCCTTCGAGCCGTCGCGATAAATCGCCAAGGCCTTCAAGCCGAGTTGCCAACCTTCGACGTAGGCCAAAGCAACGTCTTCCGGAGTGGTCTCACGCGGCATATTCACGGTCTTCGAGATCGCACCCGAAAGGAACGGTTGGGCGGCGGCCATCATTTTGATATGGGCCGGCCACGCGATCGAGCGAGTTCCATTGCGCGGAGTAAACGCACAATCGAACACTCCGAGATCGTCGTTCTTGATGCCCGGCGCGCCTTCGATCGTGTCGTTCTTGTCGATATACGCCAAGATCGATTCGATGTTGGGCTGATCGTAGCCGAGCTTGCGAAGCGCCGCGGGAACCGTGTTGTTGACGATCTTGAGCATCCCGCCGCCGGCGAGTTGCTTGTACTTCACCAACGCGATGTCCGGTTCGATGCCGGTCGTATCGCAATCCATGAGGAAGCTGATCGTGCCGGTCGGGGCGAGCACCGTCGCCTGGGCGTTGCGGAAGCCATGCACACGGCCGGCCGCAAGCACTTCGTCCCAAATGTCGCGCGCCGCTTCGCGTAGATATTCCGGACAAGCTTGGTCGATCTTGTCGGCTTCTTCGCGGTGCATCTTCATCACGTTGAGCATCGGCTCGCGGTTCTGAGCAAAGCCATCGAACGGACCGACCGCCGCGGCAAGTTCGGCGCTCGTCAGATTCGCCGTGCCGTGCAAGAGAGCCGTGATCGAGCCGCAGAGGCCGCGAGCGGCATCCGAGTCGTACGACAAACCGCTCGACATGATCAAGCTGCCGAGGTTCGAATAGCCGAGGCCGAGCGGGCGGAACTTGTGGCTATTGGCCGCGATGAGCTTCGTCGGGTAGCTCGCGTGGTCGACGAGAATTTCTTGCGCCACGAAGAACAACCGGCAAGCGTTGCGGAAGCGTTCGGCGTCGAACGTGCCGTCGGCCTCGCGGAACTTCATCAGGTTGATGCTCGCCAAGTTGCAAGCCGTGTTGTCGAGGAACATGTATTCCGAGCACGGATTGCTGGCGTTGATCCGGCCCGAGTTCGGGCAGGTGTGCCACTTATTGATCGTCGTGTCGTACTGCACGCCCGGATCGCCGCACTGCCAAGCGTTGGCAGCCATCTTGCCCATCAATTCGCGAGCCGGATAGGTCGGGCCGGGGATCTTCGCGTCGGTAACCCAATGCGTGGTCCATGGCTTGTCGTTGACGACGGCGTCCATGAATTCGTCGGTCACGCGCACCGAGAGGTTCGCGTTTTGGAACATCACCGAGCTGTAGGCTTCGCCGTTGAAGTTAGAGTCGTAGCCGGCGGCGATCAGCGTGCGCGCCTTACGCTCTTCCTTCGCCTTGCACTCGATGAACTCGAGGATGTCCGGATGCCAGATCTTGAGCGATTGCATTTTTGCGGCGCGACGGGTCTTGCCGCCGCTCTTCACTACGGCCGCGATCTGATCGTAGACCCGCATGAACGACAATGGGCCGCTCGGCTTGCCGCCGCCCGACAGCTTCTCGCGCTGCGAGCGAAGCGTCGACAGATCGGTGCCGGTGCCGGAGCCGAACTTAAACAACATGGCCTCGCTGCGGGCGAGCTCCATGATGTCTTCCATGTTGTCTTGCACGGCTTGAATGAAGCAGGCCGAGCCTTGCGGATACTCATACGGGTTGTCGGGAACGCGCACTTGCTCGGTCTCGGCATCCCAATGCCAATTGCAAGCCGCCCCCTTCACGCCGTATTGATGAAACAGACCGACGTTGAACCACACCGGCGAGTTGAATGCGCCGTGCTGATGCAGGCAGAGCCACGACAACTCACGATAGAACTTCTCGCCGTCTTCGGCGGTCGCGAAGTAGCCGTCTTTGATGCCCCAGTCGGAAATGGTGCGCGTAACGCGATGGATGAGTTGGCGCACGCTGTATTCGCGCTGCGGCGTGTTCACTTCGCCGTAGTAGTATTTGCTGCAGACGACGTTCGTCGCCAGTTGCGTCCAGAAGGTCGGCACTTCGCAATTGGTCTGCTCGAAGAGCACCTCGCCGCTCTCTCCTTTGATCGCCGCGGTGCGGGTTTCCCACTGCACCGTGTCGAACGGACTTTCCACGTCGGTCGGGCAAAAGACCGGTTCGACCATCAGGCCCGTCGAAAGACGGCGCGACTTCTTGGTGGCGCGTTCCGCAACGCCGCCGGCACTAACATCAGCCATGAAAAGATCCTTGAAGAATGCGAAAGAGGAGGGGCGTCCTAACCGCGGACACGTGTACTAATATACACTAAGCCAGGAAGTAGTATCGGCAGCCGGAAGACGTTGTTGGAATCCATTCGCAGGCGTCGGCCGCGAAAACTAGTTTTCACCGTATCATTCGGCGAAATTGGCGATTCGACACCAATATATTGTAGACGAAAGCCTCTCGGCCACAACATACAGGCGACAGGGGCTCGATCTTACTGATCCGCGACGAGGCGTCAATGAAATTCTTCCGATGCTCTCCAACCGCTTGCGACGACACGTGTTAGCGATTGGTGAGCGCTCCGTACACCTCGAATGAGCGGTAAGCGGTCTCGCCCTAAGTCGTTGAGGGCTGGACTGTTGGGGCAATCTATTTGACAGCCTCGGCCGGCATTGCTAGCCAGCAATTATTACCAACTTTTTTTGGTTGGCCCAAATGTCCTCCCGCGGCCTTCGACGAGCCGGGGAATGGCGCGAACCGGCCGCGGCGGCAACGTTAAATCAACGCATCGCCACGCTCTGCACCTCTAATCTGCACCTCTAATACGTGTCGCCTATGCGTCACTTGCCTTGCAGTGCGCCGATCGATTCCAACCAGTCGCCGGCGCGCGCCGGCCAAGTCGAGATTTTTTCTTTCTTCGGCCGCAAGCCGTAGCCGTGGCCGCCGGTCGGGTAGAGATGCATCTCGGCCTGCACCTTGGCCTGCTTCAAAGCCAAGTAATAGAAGAGCGCTCCTTCGACCCGCACTCCGTCGTCTTCCGTCATCGCGATGAACGTCGGCGGCGTCTTCTCCGTGATGCGCAACTCCGGCTGCAAGACGTTCTCTTTGTTCACGAGATACGCCGGATAGATCAGGATGCTGAAGTCGGGCCGGCAGCTCACCTTATCGGCATCGTCGATCGGAGCGTAAGTTCGCTTCTCGTAGTTCGTACTCGCGAGCGCTGCCAAGTTGCCCCCGGCGGAGAAACCGAGCACGCCGATCCGGTTCGGATCAAGCCCCCATTCGCTTGCCCGATGCCGCACCAAGCCGATCGCCCGCTGCGCATCTTCGAGCGGCGCATCGTGGCGCGCACGCTCCTTCCGGCCGGGCACGCGATACTTCAGCACGATGCCGGTTACGCCGATCGTGTTCAACCACTCGGCGACTTCCGTTCCCTCAAGGTTGTAAGCCAGAATGTTGTAGCCGCCGCCGGGACAAATGACGACCGCCGCACCGTTCGCCTTGTCGGCCGCCGGCTTGTAGATCGCCAGCTCAGGGCTCGACACATTGCCGAGCCGAATCGTCTTGTCGCCCGGCTTCATCGGCTGCGCCGCTTCCGGCCCGATGTCTCCCTTTTCTTGCGGAGCGCCGTTCGGAAACAGCACCACGGTCGCGCTCGGCGCGGGAACATCCAATTCAACGGCCTGAGCCGGCGCCAAGCATAAGAAACAGCCGAGTAGCGCTACCGTCGCGCAGTGCATACGAGTCGACATGATGACGATCCTCAAGAACGATGAACGTTGGGGAGCGAACGAAACCGACGACGCGAACGTCGCCCGGGCGCGCAAGTGTAATCGATCGAGAGTCGCGATTCATCTAGTTTTCGCGAGGTTCGCTCGTCAACAGGCCCGCCTCGATCGCGCGGCGCGTTAGATCGGCCCGACTTCGGCAACCCAGCTTCGTCATCAACCGCGATCGATACGACTCGACCGTCTTCACGCTGAGCACAAGCCGATCGGCGATCGCTTGATTGGTGTGGCCGAGTGCGAGTTGCCGGAAAACCTCCCGTTCGCGCTCGCTCAACGAGGCAAATAGGGAATCGCTCGCAGGCTCCGCCGCAGAACTCGACTCCGCTTTCGTAATCGATTCGAGATCGATGAACGCACGGCCTTGCGCCAGCGCGCGAATCGCCGACAAGAGCTCCGTATCGGCCGATTTTTTGACGACGAACCCGTGCGCTCCCGCCGCCAGTGATGACTTGAGATACGCCGCGTCGTCGTGCATCGTCAGGACGAGAATCTTCATGCCGGGCAGCTCGCGCGCGAGCGTTTCGATCGTCGGCGCAGCGGGGCCGTCGGGCATATTCAAATCGAGCGACAACACATCCGGCCGCAGCTCACGACAGATGCGCTGCGTCTCGCCGAAGCCGCCGGCCTCGCCCACTACTTCCATATCCGCCTGCGTATTGATGAGCAGCCGCAGGCCGGAGCGCAGCACCGCATGATCGTCGGCGACGACGACCCGGATTTTTTTCGACGTCGAGAGCTTCGATGACTCAGTCATGGTTGGAATCTCTCAACGGGACGACGACGCTCACCTGCGTTCCTACGCCGATGGTCGAAACGATCGTCGCTTCCCCGTGCAATTGTTCCGCGCGCTCGCGCATGCTCAACAAACCGAACGGCCCTTGAGCGGCCGGTCGTCGCAAGACCTCGCCGGCATCGAAGCCACGACCGTCGTCGCCGACGCGCAGTTCCGCGCTCTTCGCGCCGCACTCGAGCGCGACCTCGATGCGGCCGGCTCGGCCATGCCGCAAGGCGTTCATCGTCGCTTCTTGGGCGATGCGGTAGAGCGTCGTCTCCACTTCGGCAGGCAATCGCGACTCGAGCGGGCAATTGCAGGTGAACGAGGCATCCACGCCATGCGCCGTACGGAAGTCGGCAACGTATCGTTCCAGCGCGGCGGCAAGGCCGAGATCGTCGAGCACGGCCGGTCTTAGCCCGCGGGCCAAGCGACGGATCTCTTCATGCGCTTCACCGCCGATGCGGCGCAGCTCGCGGGCATACATCTTCACCGTCTCCAGAGAAGGTGCTTCCTCTAAAGTTCGCAGCCCGACGGTCAGCGTCGTCAACGTCTGACCGAGGCCGTCGTGGAGATCATGGGCCATGCGGCGGCGCTCGGTTTCTTGCGCCGCGAGCAATTGCGAAACCAGCAACGATCGCAAAGCCGCGAGGCGCTGTAAAGGCCGAATGACCAGCCACCACAAGAGAGGCGCGAGCACGAGCGTGAGCCCGCAAGCGTCGACGAGCGCTTCCAGTTGCGGCGTGCTGTCGGCCGGCAAGATCCAAGGCAACGACAACATCACCGTCGCTTCGACGATGAATACGAGCGCCAACACGGAAAGAAACAACCGCAACGGACGAACCGGCGCGGAAACATGGAGCAAGGACATGGGGACGACGCCTCGAAATAACACGGCCCCGGGTGGATACTTGGGGGCACTCGCACGACAATCTCCCTACCGCCGCGAGAACATATCTTAGTCCGTAAATGCAGGCTAGAATCTCGGCTTGTCGAAAGTCTTTCCGGAATTCGAATCCTTCTCTCGCGATACTTACTTAATCATGCTTAGAAACCCGATCGAAGTCTATCGCGGCATCCCGTTCTTGCTCACGCTCGTGCTGTTTGCGCCCCGACCTTCCGAGGCGCAAGACTGGCCGAAGCTGCCGGAGAAAAACGGCGCGCTCATGATCCCGGGACAAGAATGGCCGCAGCAGCCCGGCGCGCGCGAAGTGCGCGTCGGTGTGTACTATCCCGACGGCACGCGCGCGAGCATCGGACCCGGCACGGGCATCTTTCTCGTCTTGCACAACTGGGGCGGTCTCGACGTCGACGGCACGGCGAGTCCGTCGGTGATCGCGAAGCAATTCAACGTCGTAGCGCTGAGCGTCCGCTATTTGCAAAGCGGCAAAGAAGAGCCGCTCGGCGCTTACGACTTCGGTTGGATCCAAGGGCTCGACGCACTCCGTGCGCTCTGGCTTGTGTTTCACGAGCTCGATGCCGCGGGCACTCCCTTTGCGCGCGGCCGGATCTTCACCACCGGCGGATCGGGGGGGGGCAACGTCTCGCTGATGGCGAACAAGCTGGCGCCGCGCACGTTCACCTGCGTGATCGACATGTGCGGCATGAAGAAGCTGAACGATGCCATCGCCTACAAACTGTCCGGCTCAGGCGGATTAGACGCGCGTTGGAGCCGCGATCCGGCGAGCCCTAGTTATCTGTCTCCCGGCGCGCAAGAAATCCGCTTCGTCGGCCATCCCGCGCATCTGGCCGAAATGAAACGGCTCGGCACCACGGCGAAGATCGTCACGGTGCATGGAGTCGACGACAAGACCTGCCTCGCGGACGGCTACGAAATGGTTGCCAATATGCAGCGCGCCGGCTTGGACATCGTGCCGGTTTGGGTCACGAAAGAAATGGTCGACGGCACGGTCTTCAAGTCGACGGGCCATTCGCTAGGCGATCGGACGAAGATCCCCGAGCGCGTCGCCGGTAAATGGCTGCAACCTGCCGGTGCCGAAGCCTTGGAACGAAAAGGGGCAACCGACTTCGAGCGGAAGGACGAAGTCCGCTACGCGACGACCGACGGCGCGTATGTGATCTCGTATGCGCAAGGATTCCCCGTGGGCCGCTTCGAGCCCGCCACGCCCGCACCGACGTATCAAGACCATTTTGATTTGCTGAATGTCCGCAGCGCCGACGGCAAGAGCCATGTCGCGAAGACGCCGGCCGAATGGGAGGAGCGGCGCAAGCATATCCGGGCCGCGCTCGAACGGGTGATGGGGCCGCTTCCGAACCCGGCAAAGCGTGTCGCTCTCGACGTCGTCGTGCTGGAAGAAACGAAGCTCGACGGCGGACTGATTCGTCGCAAGATCCGCTACGGCAGCGATGCGACCGACAGCGTCTTGGCGTATCTGTTCCTTCCGGCAGCGGCGGCGAACTCAAAGCGCCCCGCGATGCTTTGCTTACATCAAACCGCAAAAGCCGGCAAAGCCGAACCGGCAGGCTTGGGGGGCAACGCCGATCTCAAATACGCTCTCGATCTCGCGCTGCGCGGCTACGTGACGATCGCTCCCGACTACCCGAGCTTCGGCGATTCGAAGTACGACTTCGGTTCGCAACACGGCTACGCTTCCGGCTCGATGAAAGCGGTTTGGGACAATGTCCGCGCGGTCGACTTGCTGGAGACTCTGTCGGAAGTGGATGCCACGCGCATCGGCGCGATCGGCCATTCGCTCGGCGGACACAATGCGATGCTCACGGCGGTGTTCGAGCCGCGCCTCAAGGCGATCGTCTCCAGTTGCGGCTTTTGCACGTTTCTCAAAGACGACCTGCCGAGTTGGACAGGCCCCGTCTACATGCCGCGCATCAAAACCGAGTTCGGCA
This is a stretch of genomic DNA from Planctomycetia bacterium. It encodes these proteins:
- a CDS encoding response regulator transcription factor, with the translated sequence MTESSKLSTSKKIRVVVADDHAVLRSGLRLLINTQADMEVVGEAGGFGETQRICRELRPDVLSLDLNMPDGPAAPTIETLARELPGMKILVLTMHDDAAYLKSSLAAGAHGFVVKKSADTELLSAIRALAQGRAFIDLESITKAESSSAAEPASDSLFASLSEREREVFRQLALGHTNQAIADRLVLSVKTVESYRSRLMTKLGCRSRADLTRRAIEAGLLTSEPREN
- a CDS encoding alpha/beta hydrolase; the protein is MHCATVALLGCFLCLAPAQAVELDVPAPSATVVLFPNGAPQEKGDIGPEAAQPMKPGDKTIRLGNVSSPELAIYKPAADKANGAAVVICPGGGYNILAYNLEGTEVAEWLNTIGVTGIVLKYRVPGRKERARHDAPLEDAQRAIGLVRHRASEWGLDPNRIGVLGFSAGGNLAALASTNYEKRTYAPIDDADKVSCRPDFSILIYPAYLVNKENVLQPELRITEKTPPTFIAMTEDDGVRVEGALFYYLALKQAKVQAEMHLYPTGGHGYGLRPKKEKISTWPARAGDWLESIGALQGK
- a CDS encoding DUF2920 family protein; its protein translation is MLRNPIEVYRGIPFLLTLVLFAPRPSEAQDWPKLPEKNGALMIPGQEWPQQPGAREVRVGVYYPDGTRASIGPGTGIFLVLHNWGGLDVDGTASPSVIAKQFNVVALSVRYLQSGKEEPLGAYDFGWIQGLDALRALWLVFHELDAAGTPFARGRIFTTGGSGGGNVSLMANKLAPRTFTCVIDMCGMKKLNDAIAYKLSGSGGLDARWSRDPASPSYLSPGAQEIRFVGHPAHLAEMKRLGTTAKIVTVHGVDDKTCLADGYEMVANMQRAGLDIVPVWVTKEMVDGTVFKSTGHSLGDRTKIPERVAGKWLQPAGAEALERKGATDFERKDEVRYATTDGAYVISYAQGFPVGRFEPATPAPTYQDHFDLLNVRSADGKSHVAKTPAEWEERRKHIRAALERVMGPLPNPAKRVALDVVVLEETKLDGGLIRRKIRYGSDATDSVLAYLFLPAAAANSKRPAMLCLHQTAKAGKAEPAGLGGNADLKYALDLALRGYVTIAPDYPSFGDSKYDFGSQHGYASGSMKAVWDNVRAVDLLETLSEVDATRIGAIGHSLGGHNAMLTAVFEPRLKAIVSSCGFCTFLKDDLPSWTGPVYMPRIKTEFGNDAARVPFDYTEIVAAFAPRPFLACAAEGDTDFDITGVRDVMQAAQKVYDLYAASDKLRGYYPPGPHAFPADARKLAYDWLDQMLK
- a CDS encoding vitamin B12-dependent ribonucleotide reductase, yielding MADVSAGGVAERATKKSRRLSTGLMVEPVFCPTDVESPFDTVQWETRTAAIKGESGEVLFEQTNCEVPTFWTQLATNVVCSKYYYGEVNTPQREYSVRQLIHRVTRTISDWGIKDGYFATAEDGEKFYRELSWLCLHQHGAFNSPVWFNVGLFHQYGVKGAACNWHWDAETEQVRVPDNPYEYPQGSACFIQAVQDNMEDIMELARSEAMLFKFGSGTGTDLSTLRSQREKLSGGGKPSGPLSFMRVYDQIAAVVKSGGKTRRAAKMQSLKIWHPDILEFIECKAKEERKARTLIAAGYDSNFNGEAYSSVMFQNANLSVRVTDEFMDAVVNDKPWTTHWVTDAKIPGPTYPARELMGKMAANAWQCGDPGVQYDTTINKWHTCPNSGRINASNPCSEYMFLDNTACNLASINLMKFREADGTFDAERFRNACRLFFVAQEILVDHASYPTKLIAANSHKFRPLGLGYSNLGSLIMSSGLSYDSDAARGLCGSITALLHGTANLTSAELAAAVGPFDGFAQNREPMLNVMKMHREEADKIDQACPEYLREAARDIWDEVLAAGRVHGFRNAQATVLAPTGTISFLMDCDTTGIEPDIALVKYKQLAGGGMLKIVNNTVPAALRKLGYDQPNIESILAYIDKNDTIEGAPGIKNDDLGVFDCAFTPRNGTRSIAWPAHIKMMAAAQPFLSGAISKTVNMPRETTPEDVALAYVEGWQLGLKALAIYRDGSKESQPLNTSSEESKTADKAAKSAGPRRRRLPDTRQSVTHKFSVSGHEGYLTVGLYEDGHPGELFITMAKEGSTVGGLMDCLGTAISMGLQYGVPLEAYVNKFSHMRFEPMGNTKNPDIKIAKSVIDYIVRWMGITFLPGYREATVGDSGGKPAAAKGDDASGQLKPAAKKAGGSMSGAGTPKPATTTTPSLITTALNGNGNGNAHGSYTNGISSGGATSPVAKAATKSDAGKSDSAKPDSNGKSEDTLLARAGVAPKYDLSALVVPGNLTVRSEQFASFQSDAPSCDNCGSITVRAGNCYLCHNCGASMGCS
- a CDS encoding sensor histidine kinase, which codes for MSLLHVSAPVRPLRLFLSVLALVFIVEATVMLSLPWILPADSTPQLEALVDACGLTLVLAPLLWWLVIRPLQRLAALRSLLVSQLLAAQETERRRMAHDLHDGLGQTLTTLTVGLRTLEEAPSLETVKMYARELRRIGGEAHEEIRRLARGLRPAVLDDLGLAAALERYVADFRTAHGVDASFTCNCPLESRLPAEVETTLYRIAQEATMNALRHGRAGRIEVALECGAKSAELRVGDDGRGFDAGEVLRRPAAQGPFGLLSMRERAEQLHGEATIVSTIGVGTQVSVVVPLRDSNHD